The Streptomyces kanamyceticus genome window below encodes:
- a CDS encoding discoidin domain-containing protein, giving the protein MTLTTTGITTASTGTTSTTSTTKATAARTPTPRPESRCGPPGDPTWAPTATRRGPAKGAYNPYVGNGYLGVRVPPAGAGYSPPDPDDKDEKTGWPLYTPRYDGAFAAGLYARGPANTAHREAIAALPHWSALDLTVGGETYGPRSRVSGYRQTMNLRCGFVRTSLTWTTADGRRTDLAYDVLTARDRAHTGAVRLRLTPHWTGAATVTDRIDGRGARRIAQTGGGPRGKKTMDVAFRTDGTHRDGAVASTLKAPGVTHPARRARELSNSQSADFRVRDGGTYDITKYVGVATTRTPTTRTPTIRTHPTPRTTAQTASRQAAALGWDALFSSHAAAWRRLWASDIEIPGRPDLQLWARSAQYGLLSSTRPGSRDSIAPAGLTSDNYAGMIFWDAETWMFPALLATRPDLAEPVLAYRHFTRAAARENASKTSVKGLFYPWTSASRGALWSECQSWYPPHCVQQNHLQGDIALAAWQYYLATGDRAWLRERGGPLLKGIAEYWMSRTTLNKDGSYSIQNVAGPDEYSNGVTDGVYTNTVAATALRAAARAARVLGEQAPAAWTRTADRIRIPYDKKRKIYLQYAGYADSTIKQADTVLLTYPLDWPMPKGAAAATLDHYSARTDPDGPAMTDSVHAIDAAAIGEPGCSSYTYLQRSVRPFMRGPFALFSESRGTKAGAGDALAGSPAQDFLTGKGGFLQVFTHGLTGLRLREGDALHLDPTLPPQLAKGGVKLRGMRWRGRTYDIAIGPKETTVRLTSGDAFRVESPRVESPRVKSQHVESPRGGTVTVAPGSPAVLKTRRPDLTPTTDAARCRPATATSEDPGLYAAAAVDGNPVTAWSPTARNASLTVDLGRPVRLGAISPKWAVRPASQRVQTSKDGHTWHAPDATPARHVRITVRAGDKAPSLRELTVKRSSPTSN; this is encoded by the coding sequence CTGACCCTGACCACCACGGGCATCACCACAGCCAGCACCGGCACCACAAGCACCACAAGCACCACCAAAGCCACCGCCGCACGCACCCCCACCCCCCGCCCCGAGTCCCGCTGCGGACCCCCAGGCGACCCCACCTGGGCACCGACAGCCACCCGGCGCGGCCCCGCGAAGGGCGCCTACAACCCCTACGTCGGCAACGGCTACCTGGGCGTACGCGTGCCGCCCGCCGGTGCCGGATACAGCCCGCCCGACCCGGACGACAAGGACGAGAAGACCGGCTGGCCCCTCTACACGCCCCGCTACGACGGGGCGTTCGCGGCGGGCCTCTACGCGCGCGGCCCGGCGAACACCGCCCACCGCGAGGCCATCGCCGCGCTCCCCCACTGGAGCGCCCTCGACCTCACCGTCGGCGGCGAGACCTACGGCCCCCGCAGCCGCGTCTCCGGCTACCGGCAGACCATGAACCTGCGCTGCGGCTTCGTACGCACCTCGCTGACCTGGACCACGGCAGACGGCCGCCGCACCGACCTGGCGTACGACGTCCTGACCGCCCGCGACCGGGCGCACACCGGCGCCGTACGACTCCGCCTCACCCCGCACTGGACCGGCGCGGCCACCGTCACCGACCGCATCGACGGGCGCGGCGCCCGGCGGATCGCGCAGACGGGTGGCGGGCCGCGCGGCAAGAAGACGATGGACGTGGCCTTCCGCACCGACGGCACCCACAGGGACGGCGCCGTCGCGTCCACACTCAAGGCTCCTGGAGTGACCCATCCGGCGCGCCGCGCAAGGGAGTTGAGCAACAGCCAGTCGGCCGACTTCCGCGTCCGTGACGGCGGAACGTACGACATCACCAAGTACGTGGGAGTCGCCACCACCCGCACGCCCACCACCCGCACACCCACCATCCGCACGCACCCCACGCCCCGCACCACCGCGCAGACCGCCTCGCGCCAGGCCGCCGCCCTCGGCTGGGACGCGCTGTTCAGCTCGCACGCGGCGGCCTGGCGGCGCCTGTGGGCCTCCGACATCGAGATCCCAGGGCGCCCCGACCTCCAACTCTGGGCGCGCTCAGCGCAGTACGGACTCCTGTCATCCACCCGCCCCGGCTCCCGCGACAGCATCGCGCCCGCCGGTCTGACCAGCGACAACTACGCGGGCATGATCTTCTGGGACGCCGAGACCTGGATGTTCCCCGCACTGCTCGCCACCCGCCCCGATCTCGCCGAACCCGTCCTGGCCTACCGGCACTTCACCCGTGCGGCGGCCCGCGAGAACGCCTCGAAGACCTCGGTGAAGGGCCTCTTCTACCCGTGGACCAGCGCGAGCCGGGGCGCCCTGTGGTCGGAGTGCCAGAGCTGGTATCCGCCGCACTGCGTCCAACAGAACCACCTCCAGGGCGACATCGCGCTCGCCGCCTGGCAGTACTACCTGGCGACGGGTGACCGCGCCTGGCTGCGCGAGCGCGGCGGGCCGCTCCTGAAGGGCATCGCCGAGTACTGGATGTCGCGCACCACCCTGAACAAGGACGGGAGTTACTCGATCCAGAACGTCGCGGGCCCCGACGAGTACAGCAACGGCGTCACCGACGGCGTCTACACCAACACCGTCGCCGCGACGGCCCTGCGCGCCGCCGCCCGCGCGGCCCGCGTCCTCGGCGAGCAGGCCCCCGCGGCATGGACGCGGACCGCCGACCGGATCCGCATCCCGTACGACAAGAAGCGCAAGATCTATCTCCAGTACGCCGGTTACGCCGACTCGACCATCAAGCAGGCCGACACCGTCCTGCTGACCTACCCGCTGGACTGGCCCATGCCGAAGGGCGCGGCCGCCGCCACCCTCGACCACTACAGCGCCCGCACCGACCCGGACGGACCCGCGATGACGGACTCCGTGCACGCGATCGACGCGGCCGCGATCGGTGAGCCCGGCTGCTCCTCGTACACCTATCTCCAGCGCTCCGTACGCCCGTTCATGCGCGGCCCGTTCGCGCTCTTCTCGGAGTCGCGCGGCACGAAGGCGGGCGCGGGCGACGCGCTCGCCGGGTCGCCCGCGCAGGACTTCCTCACCGGCAAGGGCGGTTTCCTCCAGGTGTTCACGCACGGGCTCACGGGGCTCAGGCTGCGCGAGGGCGACGCGCTGCACCTGGACCCGACGCTGCCGCCGCAGCTCGCGAAGGGGGGCGTGAAGCTGCGCGGGATGCGGTGGCGCGGGCGGACGTATGACATCGCGATCGGCCCCAAGGAGACGACGGTCAGGCTGACTTCGGGCGACGCCTTCCGCGTCGAATCACCACGCGTCGAATCACCGCGCGTCAAGTCACAGCACGTCGAGTCACCGCGCGGCGGCACCGTCACCGTCGCCCCGGGCTCCCCCGCCGTACTCAAGACCCGCCGCCCCGATCTGACCCCGACGACGGACGCGGCGCGCTGCCGCCCGGCGACGGCGACCTCCGAGGACCCGGGCCTGTACGCGGCCGCCGCGGTGGACGGCAACCCGGTCACGGCCTGGTCGCCGACCGCGCGGAACGCATCCCTGACCGTCGACCTCGGCCGCCCGGTCCGGCTCGGCGCGATCAGCCCCAAGTGGGCGGTGCGGCCGGCGAGTCAGCGCGTCCAGACATCGAAGGACGGACACACCTGGCACGCGCCCGACGCGACCCCGGCCCGCCACGTGCGGATCACGGTCCGGGCGGGCGACAAGGCACCATCACTGCGCGAACTCACGGTGAAACGCAGCAGCCCAACGTCAAACTGA
- a CDS encoding amidase has product MDICLLDATELARLVRCRELSAREVVAAHLARIERVNPVVNAIVTLDADGALAAAAEADERLVRGVEPGPLHGLPIAFKDTHLTRGMRTTQGSPLLADFVPDEDELLVQRIELGGAIRMGKTNIPEFAAGSHTFNPVFGATRNPYGLDRSAGGSSGGAAAALAAGLQPIADGSDMGGSLRNPASFCNVVGLRTTPGRVPVHPALDLWGSLTVAGPMGRTVADVALLLSVMAGPDPRCPLSLETPGEVFRAPLERDLRGLRVAWAPDLGGRVPVDSDVRGVLDEQVKVFEELGCHVEEACPDLDGADEVFRTLRAQSFELSLGVFLEAAPGALKPSLVWNIEEGRKLTGADLARATTERTRIHLAVARFFERYDVLLAPVSQVAPFPVELEYPAVVDGQPQHTYIDWMRSAYLLSVPATPALSVPAGFTPDGLPVGLQIVGPSRADRAVLEVGAAYEAATGHGRRRPRLPE; this is encoded by the coding sequence ATGGACATCTGTCTGCTGGACGCCACCGAGCTCGCGCGGCTCGTTCGTTGTCGGGAGCTTTCGGCGCGTGAGGTGGTCGCGGCTCATCTGGCGCGGATCGAGCGGGTCAATCCCGTCGTCAACGCCATCGTCACGCTTGATGCGGATGGTGCGCTCGCCGCTGCGGCGGAGGCCGATGAGCGGCTTGTGCGCGGGGTGGAGCCGGGGCCGCTCCACGGGCTTCCCATCGCCTTCAAGGACACGCACCTCACGCGCGGCATGCGCACCACGCAAGGGTCGCCGCTGCTCGCCGACTTCGTGCCCGATGAGGATGAACTGCTCGTACAGAGGATTGAGTTGGGCGGTGCCATTCGGATGGGGAAGACCAATATCCCTGAATTCGCCGCCGGTTCGCACACCTTCAATCCCGTCTTCGGTGCCACCCGCAACCCGTACGGGCTCGACCGCAGTGCGGGTGGCAGTAGCGGTGGGGCGGCTGCCGCGCTCGCCGCCGGGCTTCAACCGATCGCCGACGGCAGCGACATGGGCGGTTCGCTGCGCAATCCCGCCTCCTTCTGCAATGTCGTCGGGCTGCGTACGACACCGGGGCGCGTGCCCGTCCATCCGGCCCTCGACCTGTGGGGGAGCCTGACCGTCGCCGGGCCGATGGGGCGCACGGTCGCCGACGTCGCGCTGTTGCTCTCGGTGATGGCAGGGCCCGATCCGCGCTGTCCGCTCTCGTTGGAGACGCCGGGTGAGGTGTTCCGTGCGCCCCTTGAGCGTGATCTTCGAGGGCTGCGGGTCGCCTGGGCGCCCGATCTCGGGGGCAGAGTGCCCGTCGACTCGGATGTGCGCGGCGTACTCGACGAACAGGTCAAGGTTTTCGAGGAGTTGGGGTGTCACGTGGAGGAGGCGTGCCCTGATCTCGACGGTGCCGACGAGGTCTTCCGTACGCTGCGCGCGCAGTCCTTCGAGCTGTCGCTCGGGGTGTTCCTCGAAGCGGCCCCCGGCGCCCTCAAGCCGAGCCTCGTGTGGAACATCGAGGAGGGGCGCAAGCTCACCGGCGCCGACCTCGCCCGCGCCACCACCGAGCGCACCCGCATCCATCTGGCGGTGGCCCGCTTCTTCGAGCGGTACGACGTGTTGCTCGCGCCGGTGAGTCAAGTAGCGCCGTTTCCCGTGGAGTTGGAGTATCCGGCCGTCGTCGACGGGCAGCCGCAGCACACCTACATCGACTGGATGCGCTCGGCGTACCTCCTCTCCGTCCCTGCCACGCCCGCGCTCTCCGTGCCCGCCGGGTTCACGCCCGACGGGCTCCCGGTCGGGCTGCAGATCGTCGGCCCCTCGCGCGCCGACCGGGCCGTCCTGGAGGTGGGCGCCGCCTACGAGGCCGCGACCGGGCACGGGAGGCGTCGGCCGCGACTTCCTGAGTGA